The genome window TATGGAGCTATTTTTCATTGCACCCAAGAAGCCGATTATTGATCTAACAGCCAAAGCACACAAGTATAAGTAGATTTCTCGAGATCAATACAAAGTTACAGAGTGGAATCGAAGAATGCATACAAACTCGGGTGGTAAAGAAAGCAAAGCGTACATTAAAAAGATGACTGCACCAATGCCTATAACGGGGAGCGTGAGGGATCTCCGACAGCCATCGTGATGAGTACTCATCCACACCCCGAAAACTACGACAACAATTGCTAAGAGCTGCATACCAAACATAGTAagacatcatcaaatttatGTACACAACATATAAACTAGAGCTGCTCATTGGTTAGCTAACCAGCTACACAAGTTTCAACAGATTCTCTCCAACAATTTGAATGACAACGTAAGAGCAAAGACTGAAAATTTTGCAAACAAAACATCAATCTGGTAAGAAACAAGCAAATATAGGATGACAAATCCAAAAACCAAATCACAGTATCAAACTCAAACCCATAAACAGAACCAAACCCATCCTTAAAACGAACAAATACCCAGAAACGGGGCaaacaaaaaggacaaaaaagaAGCAatcttttcgttttttttttttttcagacagATTTTTACAGAAAGATGAAAACTTTGAAAGATTACCATGGTGAGAAAGTTGACCCATCTGATGACAAATGTGCTTGTTCCCATTcccatttcttccttcttttttctttctaaatccCCCCTCTCTTTTTTTTGGTACCAAAATCTAAATTCCTCTCACTACTTGAACTTTTATCAAAATCTAATCTTTCTGAACTTGCAGAAAATAAGAAGCAAGAGGAGAGAAATGTCAGAGATTTCTTCTCAGGCTCCGAAGCTGCATTCATTACAAATTGGCCACTTGCTTCTGCGGCTCTGAGAGCTGATAAAGTGGCACTTGAAATTTGAAGCAGAAGGGGGCCCAAAGGGGATAACGCTGAGTTCAGAAGGATATTTTGGTCAATGGAGAACCGCCTGCACATGGTTCATGATCCATGGGATTTACCAGCGGACACACGACACCGAGATAACCGAAACAACAACAAAGGCAACCGGTAATTCGGGGTCATAAATTGACTCGAAATTGATGTTTAACTTgcagtcaaaggtgaaagtatAACGTTGACTACTGCCGATGTAGTTCGGTTCGCTGTGGGCGACATGGCGTCGGTGCGAATCTCTGTCACACAACTTAGATTCTTCAGACATTTGTTACCAGACACGACAACAAGTTTCTTTTATTTCGGTAATTTGTTGAAAATACAAAATGGATTTGAACCAAGTATTTTCGacaaattattttatttcattaaaatattttttatgttatgaAAGGAGGTGTGAATGCCTTGAGTATAGGCAACCAGATATGACGGTAGCTTTACAATGTTGTCGAGAAAGAGTCTTGGTAAGATTGGTAGGTTGAAAAACATGGTCGACCAAATAAGATCAAGGAAGAAtgaaaacttttatataaagagatatttgCATCATTGaataaaaataacacaaaaagagagaaaagcatacgaaataaaagaaagaaagagagaaagaaagaagagatatGCACGAGAAAATACCAATGAGTTAAGCTAGAGAGAAGAGATAATACTGAGAGTtattttgtactcctattatttcagataataaaaaaaagtactaCTGCTGCCCCGAAGATATAGGCACATTTGTCAAACCTTATAAATATTGCGTCTTATTTACTTTATATTCCACTGCATACTTATCCTCAATTTCACAATACGTTATTAGCACGAGAAACTTTCGTatcagtggaaagcacaacacCATAAATCCGGTGAAGCAATACTTACCTTTCACCTATGTCGGCTagaatctcacagataagaaaatcttttTACTTTATCTTCATACTTTTGTACCACTAATTTTCTTAAAGCAAATGTACATCTGACTATataactattattattattgacaGAAAATCTGACAGTCATGTAAATAGTCTCTAAACTCTAACTTCCTGACCTTGGATTGAAATACTTCCTTATTGAAAGTTGTTTGTCTGCCCATTACCTATAACATATTCAAATTTCAGGAAATCCAACGATGCGATTGTTGTAGATGTTAAACACCAACCTAGTTTCCAATTCCATAGAAAACTGGACAACCATCTTATAAGTGCCAAAACCTCATTTGTAGTTTAGATCAAAACGGGTTCTTTCACGAAAGTTGTTCGTTATCCTCTTATtcatatcatactaaaatttgggTTAGATCCAACAGTTTGGTCTTCCTATAATTCTCAAACACTACCGTTGACACATGACCAtgattagaaagaaaaagggaagtATAGTGAGTTAATATTTACATTTTTCTTATCATTATTAATCTTGTTATTAATGTGTTTGGCGTGGTATAATTACCAATCATATGTTAATATATATGTGAATGGCGCGGCATCAGCGCCCTTCTTATAATAACAATTATTATCTTTaagttttgatatttatgtggATGGTGCTGATTAAAGCCTTTGTCACAATCATTagttatttaaagcaatttgtTTATAGTGGTTGGAATTATCACCCtatgctttaatttatttattgtgcTACATTTTGTTATGATAAGTATATAtaggaccagaagttccttgaTCAAATTAGAATctgaagtttcttgatcctcatcatatcaAAAGATTGAACTTGAAGTTCCTTAATCATTAGCATATATAAAGATTGGATCTGAAGTTACCAAAAGTTCCTTGATTGATGTAAATGGTGACTATAAATTTCTTAACAGTAATGTTATTCTTACCATATTTTCATACCATATTTGTATATCATCTTATgtggacaaccacatcatttaaattagtcagaatttaatttaaattaaaaaccatttaataaaccacaacaacaacaaagccttttcccactaagtggggtcggctatatgaatcctagaacgccattgcgttcggttttgtgtcatgtcctccgttagatccaagtactcaagccttttcttagggtctcttccaaagttttcctaggtcttcctttaccccttcggccctgaacctctgtccctaTTGGAAATGTGctctaaagccaatcatatgatgatactttacggacatttcacatgttaaactaatctagtttacatataaagggcaaagattattgtttgagccgtctcatataaatgttatatgcttaaacgataaagtccaaggaatatgtgattgggagaatgcaatctaatgaagttagattaatgagaccattctttcgtagacacatcctaaatgttcctgatcataggattgccaattgggcattgacagtccgttaagatcagtacgtactgtgtcttctctcagggagagtgactagtctcgagtcattggtgtgtgtgacatcaagacaagtacgtaggtgctcaatagcgaatgagttcactgaacgtgatcaacgaagagttcttatattccatgtcacatgagaactcatggttgggataatgcaaagtagtcctttgacctgaggcatcacagttgtcttgtggttaagtccttaatctttgattatgtctaattcaccccctcggggtgtcacggcatcgttggggttaagccacttagtcatggagacaagtgaatgcgcaacaagggatctctaaccttcaaacagttgagggagaatactctatgatatgatttggaatctctggccagagtatgaatgagattgtggaatgtgttccaaatcacattcaaggaaatcatataagcaaacgattcacattggatagtagacatgaacaaataaactatcataccaaacaatgtggtcaagagtattagattagagaaagaccgtattgcatttgtaatcccgaactgaataggttctctatcctcttctgattagcttgggtaaccatgacatgctgctaggcgtcaaccatggtttgtggaagccctatacgtgtataaccactaaagggagaattgaaaattgtttcaattcacaatcgatgtaaaatggttttaatcgcccactgcctcgctaaaaggaacctaatggatcgcacaccataaaaggtggagattgaagattaaacggaaatgagtaagaatgattaaatggtttaatcatttatttatggcaaggattaattaatatgttaattaatcaaacgaataagttcgttaaagacttcgggatagttttggaccttaaggcccaatgggcttcgaacgtcaagcccattaacttaagttgtatgacaatttaatgaatgaagattcattaaagcccaaaagcccaaaatcccctaaatggccggccatagtgtgatgaattagggttttggttatttaggtcacttaaagaagtgactatataaatgactttataactaaatattcattaatgtagttaagggtttattttgggggaaaattggtgagaattgtctctccattttctctctaaagaggccaacaccttggagggtacatctagcaatcctactactccaaggtcactcatttttcttctacaatctaaccttggtgaagagacttagaggttctcaattttgggaacttagagaacctattcttccatccaaatccatggatctaagaagcaaggaatgaaggcccctatctctttgggtgattagcctttgcttatgcaaagaggaatctacaaaggtattaatttcaactcactttgttttgagttgattattggttcaccaatctactaggctttgaatttcatgggtaatgttttgtttttgaatgcatacaagcatgattccgcctttaatttgttaattgcatgctatagatgttattcaaatgaacatgtttttcaaaataaatccttcagtcccgtagtcacattttcgaaccggagcgtcagtaggccttctttgcacatgtccaaaccaccggaaccgattttctctcatatttccttcaattttggctactcctactttacctcggatatcctcattcccaatcttatcctttatcgtgtgcccatacatcccacgaagcatcctcatctccgctacacccattttgtgtacgtgttgatgcttcaccgcccaacattctgtgccatacaacatcgctggccttattgccgtcctataaaattttcccttgagcttcagtggcctacgacggtcacacaacacgccggatgcactcttacacttcatccatccagcttgtattctatggttgagatctccatctaattctccgttctcttgcaagatagatcctatgtagcgaaaacggtcactttttgtgatcttcgctagattgctccggtcattagtgtggataagtatataaatggatagagataggaaagcaaacacaagatgtacgtggttcacccagattggctacgtccacggaatagaggagttctcattaattgtgaagggtttacacaagtacataggttcaagctctcctttagtgagtacaagtgaatgatttagtacaaatcacattaggaaatattgtgggagaatgatctcgtaaccacgaaacttctaagtaccggagtatggtatcgtcttgacttgccttatctgtctcataggtagatgtggcatcttctctggaagtactcttcctccatccaggggtggtatctgtaactggtggagatgcacaaggtaatgtatcaatttcacttgaagcttacttgtagtttcaggcttggtcaagcgcgatacaaaccatgtagtaggagtcccccaagtcgccgggctagagggtctgctgaaagaggtgacagacagggtaagcaatcagagctccggctgattgttcacattctccctatcttgcaggcagcatgaaggataaagagaagaaaaatgagaagagatgatatgggatacttttgcttttgaagaagtaactttccacaggcttattcttgaaccgggttggagggttttctggtttcctccagagtataaggccgactgaagaatttgagggtcaaaacaagtccatcaaatctagagtacgttcgaccctgctgatatgggatacttttgcttttgacagagtagtggatgtatcggcacgtgtgctgttacgcttgtctccacatgcttccttgtatccttctcacttgccctatctgttcctcaggcagatgctgtatcttccctggaagcataagatgttgaagatgagtactcgagagcaatgccaggtaagtaatcaggtaaaggGTTCCAgacagtcagttcctggctggaagcttgattccaagtgctgactgattgctctctttctccttgtcttgcaggtaagaacaaggccaaaggaaaagacagggaaaaagcatgatatgggatactcttgcttttaaccctgatgatatgagatattcttgctctagtatagcttgtttacagaggtattatcggggggaaagaaagctgaatatttcgaaaggcttcgttgggagtgccctctcagataagagaaagggttgagcatttttttaggtctgcctgtccgttagggatggaggtttacatatataggagtctccctaacatcaagtaataatgctattcctttaccctgcttggtcatagcacggtagtgggagctgccagcttcacatgttttaactctgtcagagcactttgaaaaagtggtctgtggtatctggaaagctgatgttgcgtgtgaagattacagacaagctttatccaaggagatccagctcttgaagttgggaaagtggtgcctcttcggttttcgaacaagtaatcctgtcgaggatctggctctcgagattcggagaacgatgcctcttcgatttttgagaaagcaatcctgctgggggtctggctctcgagattcggagagcggtgtctcttcgctttttgagaaagtaatcatgttgggagtctggctctcgagattcggagggcggtgcctcttcgattttggagcaagcaatcttattgggagtgttttcttgaatgtgagtaaaggttgggcatgtttgctagtctaccttgccacgaagcacagaggttgacacaccgggactttccaattatccagcagtggtactgttcctttacccttgtgggtaataatatggtagctagaccttcaaaatttatgtgtctaaactttgttagtgttgtttctttgcaattcttttacccttcttggtcagagcgatgtagcgggagctgcaagcttcacgtgtctcaactttgtcagagaactttggcaaagttatctgtggtacccatgagttactgttgcgtgtgggatgtgggtgattgaacaatacgattcatgtgctttctacttcgccagaaatcttcgacagaatgcccataatttccgcaaagctgaatgtgcgtgtgacaggtgctgacaaagctggaaaagtaggtgcctcttcgatttctgagatcggccctcgtggtctcttagcagcccagcttttgagaaagcaagcctcttcgatttctaagatcggccttcgtggtctttgagcagcccagcttttgagaaagcaaacgcctcttcgatttctgagatcgaccctcgtggtctctgagcagcccagcttttgagaaagcaaacgcctcttcgatttctgaagtttcgtcgagtgcagatttttataggggctaacattaagttccaaagcacacttgaatatccaccagtagaagctccattcttgcacttctaagatcttgatttgtccgacctcttctctcttcaacacctttgaaaatgtctggcccctccgaccgtcgttttgacttgaaccatgttgaagaggcagccccgccttctccagacaacatatggcgcccagccttcgtctcccctactggtcctcttaccgttggggattccgtgatgaagaatgatatgaccgctgcggtattggccaggaaccttctcactcccaaagataacagactactttccaaacggtctgatgagttggctgttaaggattctctggctctcagtgttcagtgtgcaggttctgtgtctaatatggcccaacgcctatttgctcgaacccgccaagttgaatcattggcggctgaagtgatgagtctcaaacaggagattagagggctcaagcatgagaataaacagttgcaccggctcgcacatgactatgctacaaacatgaagaggaagcttgaccagataaaggaatctgatggtcaggttttacttgatcatcagagatttgtgggtttgttccaaaggcatttattgccttcatcttctggggctgtaccacgtaatgaagctccaaatgatcaacctctgatgcctcctccttctagggttttgtccagtactgaggctccgaatgatccccctccggtgccttctctttctggggctctaccgattgctgagacttctcctaagcaacctttgtgaaggctccctcttgtttgttttttttttactcaagtatatgtacatatttgtaacttatcagggatatcaataaataagttttccttcatttcaacgtattgtgttaaatacaccaaagccttcttcgctaagttctttgaattttcttttgttaaagcttgtatgttgaagctttgtgagtggagcatgtaggttgaggtagtgttcccttaatttcccgagtgaggaaaacttctcggttggagacttgaaaaatccaagtcactaagtgggatcggctatatgaatcttagaacgccattgtgttctgtcctgtgtcatgtcctccgttagatctaagtactctaagtcttttcttagggtctcttccaaagttttcctaggtcttcctctacctcttcggccctgaacctctgtcctatagtcgcatcttctaatcggagcgttagtaggccttctttgcacatgtccaaaccaccgtaaccgattttgtctcatctttccttcaatttcggctactcctactttaccccggatatcctcattcctaatcttatcctttctcgtgtgcccacacatccaacgaagca of Malus sylvestris chromosome 6, drMalSylv7.2, whole genome shotgun sequence contains these proteins:
- the LOC126627460 gene encoding uncharacterized protein LOC126627460 isoform X1, with translation MSGPSDRRFDLNHVEEAAPPSPDNIWRPAFVSPTGPLTVGDSVMKNDMTAAVLARNLLTPKDNRLLSKRSDELAVKDSLALSVQCAGSVSNMAQRLFARTRQVESLAAEVMSLKQEIRGLKHENKQLHRLAHDYATNMKRKLDQIKESDGQVLLDHQRFVGLFQRHLLPSSSGAVPRNEAPNDQPLMPPPSRVLSSTEAPNDPPPVPSLSGALPIAETSPKQPL